A single region of the Hymenobacter siberiensis genome encodes:
- a CDS encoding AtpZ/AtpI family protein: MKPAADKPDASLSQRIGALETRKLHALHNPKKGVWYGVGMFGMIGWSVAVPVLAGTALGVWLDRRYPQTFSWTVTLLFAGLVVGCLTAWVWVRKEGNEPPAQTTKTPSDD, translated from the coding sequence ATGAAACCCGCCGCCGACAAACCGGACGCATCGCTCAGCCAGCGCATTGGTGCCCTGGAAACGCGCAAGCTGCACGCCCTGCACAACCCCAAAAAGGGCGTGTGGTACGGCGTGGGCATGTTCGGCATGATTGGCTGGTCGGTGGCGGTGCCAGTGCTGGCGGGCACGGCGCTGGGCGTGTGGCTCGACCGCCGCTACCCGCAGACGTTTTCCTGGACGGTGACCCTGCTCTTTGCCGGGCTGGTAGTGGGCTGCCTCACCGCCTGGGTCTGGGTGAGGAAAGAAGGCAACGAACCCCCAGCGCAAACCACTAAAACTCCTTCCGATGACTGA